A genome region from Panthera leo isolate Ple1 chromosome A2, P.leo_Ple1_pat1.1, whole genome shotgun sequence includes the following:
- the ZNF398 gene encoding zinc finger protein 398 yields MAEAAPAPTSEWDSECLTSLQPLPLPTPPAANEAHLQTAAISLWTVVAAVQAIERKVEVHSRRLLHLEGRTGTAEKKLASCEKTVADLGNQLEGKWAVLGTLLQEYGLLQRRLENLENLLRNRNFWILRLPPGIKGDIPKVPVTFDDISIYFSTPEWEKLEEWQKELYKNIMKGNYESLISMDYAMNQPDVLSQIQPEGEHNTEEQAGPEESEIPTDPSEEPGISTSDILSWIKQEEEPQVGAPQEAKESDPHKGAYADEELVIKAEGLARASLCPEVPVTFSSPPPAAKDAFSDVAFKSQPSASMAPFGRPAADLAEASEGQVTFTQLGSYPLPPPAGEQVFSCHHCGKSLSQDMLLTHQCSHTGEHPLSCAQCPKHFPQQADLSSSSQPHASDTPPTCPHCARTFTHPSRLTYHLRVHNSTERPFPCPDCPKRFADQARLTSHRRAHASERPFRCAQCGRSFSLKISLLLHQRGHAQERPFSCPQCGIDFNGHSALIRHQMIHTGERPYPCTDCSKSFMRKEHLLNHRRLHTGERPFSCAHCGKSFIRKHHLMKHQRIHTGERPYPCAYCGRSFRYKQTLKDHLRSGHSGGCAGDSDPSGQPPDPPGPLLTGLETSGLGVNTEGLETSQWYGEGSGGGVL; encoded by the exons ACTTCTGAATGGGACTCTGAATGCCTTACCTCCCTGCagccccttcctcttcccacgCCCCCGGCAGCAAACGAGGCCCATCTGCAGACGGCAGCCATCTCCCTGTGGACCGTGGTGGCAGCCGTGCAGGCCATTGAGAGAAAGGTGGAGGTCCACAGCCGGCGCCTCCTGCACCTGGAAGGACGGACGGGGACGGCGGAGAAGAAGCTGGCCAGCTGTGAAAAGACGGTGGCTGATCTCGGGAACCAGCTGGAGGGCAAGTGGGCCGTGCTGGGGACCCTGCTGCAGGAGTACGGGCTGCTGCAGAGGCGGCTGGAGAACTTGGAGAACCTGCTGAGAAACCGAAACTTCTGGATCCTGCGACTGCCGCCGGGGATCAAAGGGGATATCCCAAAG GTGCCTGTGACATTTGATGATATCTCCATCTACTTTTCCACTCCAGAGTGGGAAAAATTAGAAGAATGGCAAAAAGAGCTTTACAAGAATATCATGAAGGGCAACTACGAGTCTCTTATCTCCATGG ATTATGCCATGAATCAACCTGATGTCTTATCTCAGATTCAGCCGGAAGGAGAGCATAACACAGAGGAGCAGGCAGGACCAGAGGAGAGTGAGATTCCCACTGACCCCAGTGAAG AGCCTGGCATTTCAACATCAGATATTCTGTCTTGGATCAAACAAGAGGAAGAACCCCAGGTTGGGGCCCCACAGGAGGCCAAGGAGAGTGACCCGCACAAGGGTGCCTATGCCG ATGAGGAGCTTGTCATCAAAGCTGAAGGCCTTGCCCGAGCCTCCCTGTGCCCCGAGGTTCCCGTCACCTTCTCTTCTCCACCACCGGCAGCGAAGGACGCTTTTTCCGATGTGGCTTTCAAAAGCCAGCCGTCTGCGTCCATGGCACCTTTTGGACGTCCAGCCGCCGACCTGGCCGAAGCCTCTGAGGGACAAGTGACTTTCACGCAGTTGGGCAGCTACCCCCTGCCGCCTCCGGCCGGGGAACAGGTATTTTCGTGCCACCACTGTGGCAAGAGCCTCAGCCAAGACATGTTGCTGACCCACCAGTGCAGCCACACAGGTGAGCACCCCTTGTCCTGTGCCCAGTGCCCTAAGCACTTTCCCCAGCAGGCCGACCTCAGCAGCAGCTCCCAGCCCCACGCCAGTGACACGCCCCCCACCTGCCCGCACTGCGCCAGAACTTTCACTCACCCTTCAAGACTCACCTACCACCTCCGGGTCCATAACAGCACCGAGCGCCCCTTCCCCTGTCCCGACTGCCCCAAGCGCTTCGCGGACCAGGCCCGGCTCACCAGCCACCGGCGAGCGCACGCGAGCGAGAGGCCCTTCCGCTGCGCGCAGTGCGGCCGGAGCTTCAGCCTGAAAATCAGCCTCCTGCTGCACCAGCGGGGGCACGCGCAGGAGCGGCCTTTCTCCTGCCCCCAGTGCGGCATTGACTTCAATGGCCACTCGGCCCTGATTCGCCACCAGATGATCCACACGGGCGAGCGCCCTTACCCGTGCACTGACTGCAGTAAGAGCTTCATGCGCAAGGAGCACCTGCTGAACCACCGGCGGCTGCACACGGGCGAGCGGCCCTTCAGCTGCGCGCACTGCGGCAAGAGCTTCATCCGCAAGCACCACCTCATGAAGCACCAGCGCATCCACACGGGCGAGCGGCCCTACCCCTGCGCCTACTGCGGCAGGAGCTTCCGCTACAAGCAGACGCTCAAGGACCACCTGCGCTCGGGCCACAGCGGGGGCTGTGCGGGCGACAGCGACCCCTCTGGACAGCCGCCCGACCCCCCGGGGCCGCTCCTAACTGGGCTCGAGACTTCTGGCCTGGGCGTTAACACCGAAGGTCTAGAGACCAGTCAGTGGTACGGGGAAGGGAGCGGAGGGGGAGTTTTGTAA